Sequence from the Gracilinanus agilis isolate LMUSP501 chromosome 6, AgileGrace, whole genome shotgun sequence genome:
AGTTTCCTCAGTGCAGCAATGACATCCTTATTTCTCAGACTATATATTAGAGGGTTAAACATTGGAGTCACAGTGGTATAGACAAGAGCAAAAATTTTTACTGATTCTCCTGAGGACTTGGGCTGCAAATACACAATGCTTGCCGACCCATAGAATAAGCCCACTACTGTGAGATGAGAAAAGCAAGTGGAGAAGGCTTTGATTCTCCCAGAGTTTGAAGGTAACTTCAAAATAGTGGTGATGATTTTAATGTAGGATGTAAGTATCAACAGAAAGGGAATTAGAATTAATAGCAGAGCAGGAACAGCAACAAAGATCTCTGTCTTATGTGTGTCTCCACAGGCTAACTCCAGTAATGGTGGGGCATCACAGAAAATATGATTCAGCTTGTTTGGACCACAAAAGTGCAGATGAAATATCTGGTACGTCTCTACAAATAGTATTGGGATACCAATCAT
This genomic interval carries:
- the LOC123252148 gene encoding olfactory receptor 10AG1-like; the protein is MAGDNFTVVTEFILLGFSDLPKLQGILFGIFFIIYISIILGNGLLIVITKIDSGLQTPMYFFLGNFSFLEICYTSVTIPRMLADLWTQMKTISFLACAVQTFFLYILGSAECLLLAVMAYDRYVAICKPLYYPLIMNHKLCVQLVVASWMIGIPILFVETYQIFHLHFCGPNKLNHIFCDAPPLLELACGDTHKTEIFVAVPALLLILIPFLLILTSYIKIITTILKLPSNSGRIKAFSTCFSHLTVVGLFYGSASIVYLQPKSSGESVKIFALVYTTVTPMFNPLIYSLRNKDVIAALRKLLPK